Genomic DNA from Hordeum vulgare subsp. vulgare chromosome 2H, MorexV3_pseudomolecules_assembly, whole genome shotgun sequence:
ttttgaacttatttgaactccatagtttttctgtcttcaaaatgcaccattcaaagccacatcatcaatttacaacccttttcgactcgggcattagtcccggttcgtaatgtactccaaagtgcgtcggtcaccgtacatccattggcggttcatctctattatgaaattatgtatatatcaaaaaaccattggagaacaaaatgaatagagaaatgaccaaattaatacaagttcatcatcacattaaaaccaaagcacaatagtTATCAAatgttatttttgaaaaaaaaatacataaagttctctcataaaacaacatacaactatgtaaaacatttaaatgcaacaacaaacgcgatcaaaatcgcaagtaaggtaacaattgacccaacatcataatgataccaagcctctttatcaatggcatattttctaatattcctaatcttcaagcgcatttcatccatcttcaagcgcattgcatccatattcaaccgcatcgcatcgatcttcatcttgcgatcgccAATGAccccggcaacatgcaactccatttccatattattatcctcaattattttcaatttttccttcaagtatttgttttctttttcaaccaaagttaacttctcgagaagcatttctaggtgggttggaatttccggttcacatacctcctagattaaaaatatatgtcatgttgcactactggaatctgctggtttgccgacagccagagctgacggcaaaggacagtttaactgatggcaaaggctttgccgttagtgagctgtcggcaaaggtgtcggccaagattttatcggcaatcaccttctttgccgacagccggagctccaccgacggcaaagactttgccatcagccttgtggcacgggctgacggcaaagagaagtggcggcaacggcgcaggccgagctccgttagaaggttaacggtaggctttgcccacagccgtagcagagctgacggcaaagcctcccctctttgcccacagccgcagcagagctgacggcaaagcctcccctctttgcccacaaccgcagcagagctgacggcaaagcccaaacacctgggtccccttggccgcctctttgccgacagctagagcccagctgacggcaaagcctaccccTGAGTCCCCTTGGcctcctctttgccgacagctttgtcccagctgacggcaaagccgaaaaattgtgatgcccagagttgccagaatgcacaggctgtcgccacgtgtcctctttgccgacagcccaccgatggcaaaggcgttgccgtcagtgagctgtcggcaaagaccctctttgctttttttccatatttgttttctcttaattccctgcatttgcaaaacatagatacaaacagcaacatatatatattgaatctgcccctaaacagcaccacaagtgcaccaCAAAGTAcggacagcacaacacaagtgcaaacaacacgaatatatgtcattaaagtgcaaacaagatcacaaagtattacaaagcatcacaagtgcatccacaaatacaattgcattacaaagttcatctaggactacacaagtgcattaaaaagtctcgagcatccatccatatgccatgctgctttatcaaaatatgcataatgagaaagaatttagaagaagaatacaataagaaagaagttacctaaattaagctaagcaattagaagaagaaggggaagaagaagaagaagaacaagaagaagaagtggaagaagtggaagaagaagaagaagaagatagagaaaaagaaagaagagaagttatctttttctcctctttcttcttctcttatttcttcatctcttgtttgttcttctcttctggtttcttttaaaactttctaaactaattatgtcatttttgagctctaatatcaactagaatttactaagctaactaaaccatggctaatatcaactagaatttactaagctaattaaagcctggcataatctaagttgatctaaacaataagaagaataagaaggagaggaataacttaccaaatGCCAGGAAACAAAGGAGAAGCTGCagctccgttggtcgctggattgctagggctctcaccaggagaagcaaagggatcgtgggattcaactcttgaatgatgctgcaacaaggcaagagttaaaatatgtggttagcacggcaacagacaatggtataagaccgtgcaaggtcggTCATTGAaaaggaactcaccgttcccaccggagaaggcatcagcggagggggcggcaaaccttgcttctcacacatagcctgcaaattagttttcgaggagtcaaagaaatagccttgttgcgtctcacacatggccttgcttctcacacaactgacttaccccaacgaagtcgtgcatggccttcgcatgggcattattgcgtgccctctcctcgtcaagcaacctctgcgtattctggtccctctcctccaacaagagcctggtggcctccctctccttcataagtgcggcctgcaacaactcctcaaaaggaattttcatcatccatccagggacaaaagaacgaaagaactaatgaagaaaactaaccttgatggcaagatcaactggcctcgcgcgttgccgtattgcaggagccgagctcgtttgcctcgacttgatctgagatagagtctcagtgatagggacgaagccatcacacatggccagcgtgccatgactcttagcgccaccagagatcattaacgcctctggatcgataggattctggctcgggtcaaagtcaggcccgcgcagctgtttgaccacctcagaataagacgtcatcttgttgtaggcggacaggcttgtgtacgccgacggcccgtccccctcagaatatgccttcgccgtcttgtacgagcccttatgggccatgctaaacgcggcgtatccctcaggctcgggctggttattgtgtttggcctacacgaaaagacagaattagtacaacaaaaatcatgaacgaacgaattatagatgaaacaaaacaaggcacacatacccattttttggcgtattgcttgatgttggcattgccttggtggtgtggcacaccaaccagttgggcacgacggtccttggccatagtgtgggtgctcaaccaagcctctgtgcaccacctgtccgctatcatctcccaacaatccatcttatcggccaaccatctcgggggcacctatgaatgtaagttaatgaagaatgaaactaagtattataactaaatagacctaactagccctaagaattgatctttggaatgtacatacctccatgtactcggtcttatcaaggaaaatctttcgacattcagtctttgtcttcggctccccttgcttggcgtaccaatctcgaacagcctgaacacgcatttcgtgcctcgtgttattcaataaactcttgcactctttcacgaggttcttcttggccgcctcctccgtcccctcctcgaccctaaagtgactctgcaattatgccaaatagatgcacagatgaatagtgaaatgatgtggaaggaaataacaatatataacattgtatacttacccaaaaatcagccaacaccttgtcggccacgctcacgcaaacaacaccattgacatgtgtgtgttccgggagcagagcggcttcgtagtgctcccagttgagtcctggctcgggaaccataccctcaccgggcaactgcactatcccggggaagtgctccctaagtaaagcaccaaggaggcagtttggattccgggtattctgcgggtaatcccaccccctacataatgataaggcaaagacattagctacttggtgaaatataatgatataaggtacacaatatatatcaacttacttctcgccttctggcttaattaatggcctgtgctgcaagtccaatcggtctggaacttgtgtcataccacgttggtagaccgacttgctggcagccccctcagcctccgcctcagcaccctccgcctcagccaacgcctcagcaccctccgcctcagcaccctcaccctccgcctcagccccctgcatcggtgtctcctcctggacggtaggatcccgcaccggcgacaccctcgtctgcaaggatgaagtggccgagggtggtggcgactggctcctatcatgcagcctccctctcccacgaccacgtcctctgcctctcttctttcctacgcctctcccacggggctcctcagcaaagctctgcaacaaagttctccgtagctgcccaggtgctatcctcaacttatccccgcctgccatgtctcaccacctgtaacgataaatagttaaataattagtacaaattcaaggacaataattaagtgaacaataataaatacatgaataattcaactaataatttattattcaagttttgttactcttctcttcctcttacCACGTTAATTAGGGATAAATTGATGTATAAAAGCTAACAATATATGCCTCAAATCAGTGGTCAAGATTCTAAATTTAATTTGTGATATGGTGCATTGCATGGCATAGGCTACTGTTCTGTAGGTATATTTTCTACATGCTTGCATATTCTTACCGCTACAActgaattatatattttttataaacATTAAATACAGTAGCTGACATGCATGTTGTGGTCAGATTAAATAGTTTGTCAATTTGCAATGATTTTCTTATGGCCGCAAATGAAATTGACAGTAATCTCTCTGATGTTTGCTTGCATATCTATGCTGAAAGTCTAGAACATCTTTAAAATCATCAAGGAAAGTCTAGAGCTCTCGTGCCGGACCTGGCGCGGACGGACCGGCGGGAGGGAGAGGCCCCGCGCTTCCAGATTTATACGTTTGTTCCTAATGGAGAGTTAAGACAGCAAGCAGAGGTACGTGCATATTGATGAGACTATATATCAAATAGTTTTCCATGTACACCCCCTTTCGGTCTGTTTGACAACATGGAGTTTGGATTCGAGCCCTTAGGTGGACAGAGTCCTTAACTCCCCATAATGCCCAAACTAATCCTCATTGCAACCCCTTAACGGTTTCTAACTGTTTGATTCTTTGTGAATTGCACGGATCGATGCTCACATTGGCGGGGTCAATGACATTGCATTCTCTCACACCAACAAGTCCCTATCAATTATTACATGTGGCGATGACAAACTCATTAAGGTGAGGTTGCTCATTATGTCACTGTTGATGTCTATATAACAAATATGTGTAGGTTTATGACGTGccatatttttttctattttttctgcatACTGCCTATATTCAACACATGCAATGCTTGGTGTTTGGCCTACAAGGCTTTCGGTATTGCCTTCTCTTGCTTTAGTATATTCTCAATCTCGTAGCCGTTTTTTCTATTTTGACATTTTATATCATCCTATCATTTACTATATTCTCAATCTCGCAGCCGTTTCAACCTGTGGTTTCACCATCTCCAAATGAAATTGTTGGTTGGATGACAAATCCCAATCCCTCTTTACCACATCCTGCTATTGCACAAGGGCCGCACGGTCTTGTTCAGCCACCAAACACAGGTATCATAAAACTGCAGTTCAGCAAAATGGTGTGTGTCACTGTTCCAATGTTGTTTGATTTTTTGTTTGGATGCTCTATTTGTTTACAGCGGCATTTCTAAAGCATCCAAGGACTCCTACAAGTGCGCCTCGCATTGACTATCAGTCTGCAGATTCTGAACATCTGATGAAAAGAATGCGTGTAGGCCAGCCAGATGAGGTATTTGGGTGAACGTGGACTTTGCCATAATTTCTGCTCTTTGCTCATTTCTGTAACAACAGATTGATGAAGCAGTTTTGACACCTTACAAAACTATTTCAGGTGTCATTCTCTGGTGCAAGCCATCCTCCCAATGTTTACAGTCAAGAAGAGCTCCCCAAACAAGTTGTTCGCACACTCAATCAGGGTTCTAATGTTATGAGCCTGGATTTCCATCCTGTTCAACAAACTATTCTTCTAGGTACATGCTTCAAACACTTAGCTTGGTTCTTGAATTTTTTACTTTGTTAGTGCATATTGTGTATTTTAATATCTCTGCTGTAAAACAGTTGGAACAAATGTTGGTGACATCGGGATATGGGAAGTTGGTTCACGCGAAAGGATAGCACACAAGACATTTAAAGTTTGGGACATTGGCTCCTGTACCTTGCCATTGCAGGTCATTATTTGAATGATAAATTCTTGGATCTATTTTATTCCGTTTTGTTAGCCACTTCTAATGTGCTGTAAGCCTGCAATTAGCAGCATTCTGACTTATATTGTGAGTTCTGAACTTCTAATGCATAAAATGTGTTGTTCTTTGTTCAGGCTGCACTAATGAAAGATGCTGCAATATGTGTCAATAGGTGTCTGTGGAGCCCTGATGGAAATATTCTAGGTATGGAAACAGGCAGTTCAGCTGCATTATTAATACGCGCCATTTTTCAATAAAAAGATAGCCTTTGGGCATCGTTTTGTGCTTGGGAGTGCATATCATTTGGGCATGCTTCTCTGCTCAGCTGCTAAATGTTGTAAACAAATATGCAGAACGGGATGAATCTGAAAAGCTGAAGAcctggaggaggggaggaggaggggactccggcGGTGTCGGgcgggggggcggcgggggccggggcgggcggcgcctcgtcgtccggcggctggcggcgggggccggggctggcggcgcggcgagggcccgagccggagggggcggcgcacggcggcgcggggcgggcgcagggcggcgcgggGCCGACGCACGGCGGCGCGGGGCCGGCGAGGGGCGGGGCCGGCGAGGGGCGGGGCGGTGCAGTGCGGGGGAGAGAGTATGCGcgggagggtgagagagagaacgGTGAGAGAGAGAAGTTAAGAGAGGTAGGCACGGGGGGATAAGGCACttttctttgccctcagccagctgtcggcaaagacagccgttagtctttgccctcagctggctgtcggcaaagacagccccCGTTTTTTTTTCCTGGTCGAGGCGGCGACTGTGTtagcccctatgccgtcagcctttctatgccgacagctttttttgtcctttgccatcagctggctaccggcttagataaagcggacggtagagattttatttgccgtcagcccctcctatgcTGTCAGCTTtcattttggctgagggcaaagtctctttgccgtcagccccgtgaaattgctgacggcaaagcttaaagctgttggcaaactagcagattccagtagtgttggtcatcataattgtcataaacaataaatgaaccaaatagttatgaaaagataatatataccacatctgaatcatagacaggacgagggccgacgggggtggataccaaaaccattgcactatataataacaaggaataataaaagtaagaaaattagacaagtatctatctgaagtcagcatttttttctttcaggaagaagataagaacaagaggctcaccacggtggtgccggcgacgagattggcgcgggcgatcgacgacggtgaagacggggcggggacggggcgtgacggaccgctaaatctagacaagtctcgttgaaaatggagctcggaggtcgagtttcgagaggagaaagctaaactagtgtggctcgggcatttcatcgaacacctcatgtgcatatgaggtgaactagagcacccaaatgccctcccctcgccggcttgacaaaaacagagcactgtggagtgctctgccgtggcggtgggtatatatgtaggcaagttatttgtcccggttcgtggcatgaaccgggactaaaggttgtgggccagcagcgaggaccattggtcctggttcgtggctcgaaccgggataaatggttccacacgaaccgggaccaatgcccacgaggccccggccggccccctgggctcacgaaccgggtctaatacccccattggtcccggttcttgaagaaccggaacTAATGGGTTGGCGagggccgaacggtagccctgttttctactagtgtatgttCTTGACCTCCAAATTATCGATCCCAAGACCGCCTTGTTCTTTCGGTCGATAGACAATATCCCACCGAGAAAGGCTATTTTTTCTTTTGACTTCACTACTTTGCCAAAAGAAATGGGATCTATAGAAGTCCAACCTTTTCCGTACCCCAATAGGTATGTGAAAAAAGGATAGAAGGAACATTGGCATGCTCGCTCTTGTGGAAGTTTATCTTCAATCCATAAAGTTGTTCAAACAAACAAAGGACCAATTTCATATTTCAGGCAATTGCAACATCATGTTCATGAATAAAATAGTGTCATCAGCGTACTGTAAAATGGATACACCATCATCAATGAGATGTGGGACAAGTCCGCCTACCAAGCCTTCCTGCTTTGCTCTCCCAATCATAATTGCCAACATATCCGCAACTATATTAAAGAGGAGAGGGGACATTAGATCCCCCTGCCGCAGTCCTTTGTGTGTTTGGAAGTAATGGCCAATGTCATCATAGACCTTAATTCCAACGCTCCCCTTTTGTACGAAGGATTATACGAGTTTTCTCCACAAGTCATCAAACCCTTTCATATGTAATGCTTGCTGCAGGAAAGGCCATTTTACCTTATCATACGCTTTCTCGAAATCCACTTTGAAGATAACCCAGTCTAGTTTCTTTCAGTGAATTTCATGCAGCGTTTCATGAAGGACCACCACACCCTCAAGTATGTTTCTGCCCGGCATGAAAGTCATTTAACTCGGTTGCACTACATCGTGTGCAACCTGTGTCAACCTGTTCGTACCGACCTTAGTGAATATCTTGAAACTCACATTCAGGAGGCAAAATCGAACAAAGCAGATCAATGCGCACAACCCCTTCCTTCTTTGGCAACAACGTGatcgttccaaagttaaggtggaaCAACTATAACTGCCCGTTCAACAGAAGATGGAACATCGGAAGTAAATCATCCTTAATAATGTGCCAGCACTTTCTATAAAATTCAGCCGGGAACCCCTCCGGTTTTGCCGCCTTGTTATTATTCATCTGCGCAATCGCTTCAAAAACCTCTTTCTCCGAAAAAGGCTCTGAGAGAACTTCATTATCGGCCACACAGAGTTGAGGTATGTAATCGACCCTTTGCTCATCCATAGACATGTAACTGTCGTCATGAGCACCCAACAGTGTTCATAATAGTCAGAAATATACAGTTTTAGGTTCTCAGTTCCTAAAATTGTACCTTCATCTTGTTCAAGCTGgaaaattattttctttctatgtttCGATTGGCAATCAAGTGGAAATATTGTGTGTTATCATCACCCTCAACTACATGATGCACTTTAGCCCTTAGTGCCCACTTCAACTCCTCCTCTCTCAGAAGTTATTTCAGCTTCTGTTCAGCCTCGGACTTGGCAGCCCTGTCGTGTTGAAGGAGAACAGCCCCTTCGGCCTTGATATCAAGCTCATTTATAAGATTCAGGAGTCTCTCCTTTTCCACCTTATAAATCCCGCTTTCATGTTTTGCCCATCCCCTTAAGAATTGTCTTAAGTGTCTAACTTTATTCTGCCAAGTCTCCATAGTCGATTGCCCCGCCTTGACACGGTTCCACTCCATGGCTATCATGTTCAGAAAGCCCTCCCTCTCGAACCAAGCTAGTTCAAAGGAAAATACATTCTTATTCCCCCCGT
This window encodes:
- the LOC123428875 gene encoding protein TOPLESS-RELATED PROTEIN 2-like, which gives rise to MSQEELPKQVVRTLNQGSNVMSLDFHPVQQTILLVGTNVGDIGIWEVGSRERIAHKTFKVWDIGSCTLPLQAALMKDAAICVNRCLWSPDGNILGMETGSSAALLIRAIFQ